CGGCATTAACTTCATTGTGACCGTATTAAAAATGAGAACAAAAGGTATGACATTAATGAGAATGCCGATGTTCACATGGACGTCCTTTATCGCATCGGTTATTATTGTTGCATCCTTCCCTATTTTTACGGTTGCACTCGCATTAATGACTTTCGATCGTATTTTTGGAACGCATTTCTTCACATTGTCTGGCGGCGGAATGGATATGCTTTGGGCGAACCTCTTTTGGCTATGGGGACATCCTGAAGTATATATCGTTGTACTCCCTGCGTTTGGTATGTTTTCTGAGGTTATTTCAACCTTCTCGCGTAAAACATTATACGGATATAAATCAATGGTTGTCTCAATCGTTGCAATTGCCGCATTAAGTATGCTTGTATGGGTGCACCACTTCTATACGATGGGTGCTGGACCTGCCGTAAACTCTGTATTCTCGATTACTACGATGATGATTGCCGTACCAACAGGTGTTAAAATGTTCAACTGGCTCTTTACAATGAGAAAGGGTCGAATCAAATTTACAACCGCGATGCTTTGGGCACTCGCTTTTGTACCTTGTTTTATTATCGGCGGAGTCACTGGTGTCATGCTGGCTATGGGTGCAGCAGACTATCAATATCATAATACATTATTTTTAGTTGCACATTTCCATTACGTATTGATTCCTGGTGTTGTTTTTGCAGTATTCGCAGGTTTGTACTATTGGTGGCCAAAGATGTTTGGCTTTATGCTCAACGAAAAAATCGGTAAATGGCATTTCTGGTTATTTGTAATTGGTTTTAATGTAACGTTTATGCCAATGTTCTTCCTTGGACTGGATGGTGCTGTTCGTCGTGCTTACACCTATTCGGCTGAATCTGGCTTTGCTCCATTGTTCTTATTATCTGCCATTGGCTCATTAATTCTTGCTGCTGGGTTTGCAGCATTATGCTACAACATTTATTGGAGTGCCCGCTACGCAGACCGCAATATTTCGTCTGATCCTTGGGATGCGCGTACACTCGAATGGGCAACGGCTTCACCTGTTCAACATTACAATTTTGCTAAGGTACCAGAGGTAAAATCACTAGATGCCTTCTGGTATATGAAGAAAAACAACATTGGTTTACATTTCGATGAAAAGGAATACGAAGAAATTCATATGCCAAGTAATTCTGGTCTGCCATTTATTATGTGCGTCGTCTTTGGTATTGTTGGCTTCCTTCTAATATTCGAATGGACAATTGCAGCTGCCGTTGCAGCAA
The DNA window shown above is from Bacillus sp. T3 and carries:
- the qoxB gene encoding cytochrome aa3 quinol oxidase subunit I, with amino-acid sequence MNINWKEFFMMNGDPLIIGSQIAILLSMLGIVAGITYFKKWRWLWTEWITTVDHKKIGIMYILSGVLMFFRGGVDGLLMKVQTSRPQMEFLDAQHYNEIFTTHGVIMILFAAMPLLIGIMNVIVPLQIGARDVAFPQLNALSFWLFFSGAMLFNISFVVGGSPDAGWTSYFPLAGKEFTPGIGNNYYAIALQIAGIGTLMTGINFIVTVLKMRTKGMTLMRMPMFTWTSFIASVIIVASFPIFTVALALMTFDRIFGTHFFTLSGGGMDMLWANLFWLWGHPEVYIVVLPAFGMFSEVISTFSRKTLYGYKSMVVSIVAIAALSMLVWVHHFYTMGAGPAVNSVFSITTMMIAVPTGVKMFNWLFTMRKGRIKFTTAMLWALAFVPCFIIGGVTGVMLAMGAADYQYHNTLFLVAHFHYVLIPGVVFAVFAGLYYWWPKMFGFMLNEKIGKWHFWLFVIGFNVTFMPMFFLGLDGAVRRAYTYSAESGFAPLFLLSAIGSLILAAGFAALCYNIYWSARYADRNISSDPWDARTLEWATASPVQHYNFAKVPEVKSLDAFWYMKKNNIGLHFDEKEYEEIHMPSNSGLPFIMCVVFGIVGFLLIFEWTIAAAVAAIGIIGCLIYRSFDYNDGFHVSIDEIIKTERAWKKVDEEVKNHVS